The bacterium DNA window TCTATGACGAGTTCGGCGCCGCCGCCGGCGACTGCGGCGGCGCGGGCGTGGGCGATGCCGGCGGCCAGCGCTTCGCGGGCGGCCCGGACGGCGTACCGGTCGAGCAGCCGCGCGAACGGCACGGCGGCGATGCCGACCAGGATCCCGACCACCACCAGTGCGGTCGCCAGCTCGATGAGCGTGAAACCGGGAGAGCGGACTCTGCGCTGCATGGCGTGACGCTAACCGCGCCGATGGGGCAAGGCGATAGCTCGTTGGGAGGCGGCGCGAAGCGTGTGAGGAGGAAGCCGATCGGCTCCGAATCGGTGGGACTGTGGTTCTGGCGGGGGGCTGCGCGTGGGCGTCCGCGTGTACGACGGCGCGATCGAGCCCCGCGCCTCCCCGTGGAATCACGAGGCGCGGGGCGTATGCGGGGGCCTCACGCGCGCGGCGAGATCACTCCAGCCCGTAATCCCGGATCTTGTAGAGCAGCGCGCGCGAGCTGAGCTCAAGGAGCTGGGCGGCGCGGGTCTTGTTCCCGCCCGTACGCTCGAGGGCCTTGCGGATGAGACGACGCTCGAGTGCCGCGTTGTGCTTCTTGACCGACAGCTCGTCTTCGGGGAGCTCGTCCGTGCCGTCCAGCGGCGGCACGGGGATGCGGATATGGGTCGGCAGGTTGTTCGCGGTGATCTTCGGGCCGTCGGCCAGGACCAATGCCCGCTCGATGGTGTTCTCGAGCTCCCGCACGTTGCCCGGCCACGAGTAGTCCAGGAGCAGCTTCATCGCGTCCGGCTCGATCCCGCGGATGTCCAGCCGGAGCTTCTGGTTGTAGACCTCGATGAAGTGCTGGACGAGGAGCGGGATCTCCTCGCGCCGCTGCCGCAGCGGCACCAGGTGGATGGGAACGACCGCGACGCGGTAGTAGAGGTCGCGGCGGAAGCGGTTCTGCCGGATCGCTTCCTCGAGGTCCTTGTTCGTGGCGGCGACGATCCGCACGTCCACCGTGCGCGCGCGGTTCTCGCCCAGCCGGCGCACCTCGTTCTCCTGGAGCACGCGCAGCAGCTTGACCTGGAGGGTCATCGGCATGTCGCCGATCTCGTCCAGGAACAGCGTGCCGCCGTTCGCTGCCTCGAAGAGCCCGGGCCGGTCGCGGTCCGCGCCGGTGAACGCGCCGCGCACGTAGCCGAACAGCTCGGACTCGAGCAGGTTCTCCGGGATCGCGCCGCAGTTGACGGGCACGAACGGCTGGTTGGCGCGCTCGCTCTCGTTGTGGATGAGCCGGGCGATCAGCTCCTTGCCCGTGCCGCTCTCCCCCGTGATGAGGACTGGCGTGGGATGGCGGGCGACCTTGGACGCGATCTCGAGCGCCTCCCGCATGGCGGGGGACTTGGCAATGATCTCGCCGTAGCGGCGCTCGATGCGCACCTCGTTGCGCAAGCGGCCGACCTCCCGGCGCAGCGCCTCCCGCTCCTCGGCCTTCTTGAGCGTCAGCACGAGCTGATCGGCGCTGAAGGGTTTGGGCAGGTAGTCGTAGGCGCCGGCCTTCATCGCCTCGATGGCGAGCTCGGTGCTGCCGTAGGCGGTCATGACGATGACCAGCCCGTTGCCCCCCTGCTCCCGGTACCGCTTCAGGAACTCCATTCCGGGCAGTCGGGGCATGCGCACGTCGCACAGGATGATGTCGGGTTGCAGCTCCCGAGCGCGCGCCAATCCCTCCTCACCATCGCTCGCGGCGTGGACCTCGTAGCCCTCGCCGCTGAGGATGAGGGACACGGTTTGCCGCAGTCCTGGTTCGTCGTCGATGATGAGAACGGTCATGGTCGGAAAACCGGAGGACGGCGCGTGAGCCGCCCGATCCGCGGCCACTGCACCACGACAAAGGATCTGTCGTGCCAGTTCCGGGGAGCGGGTCAAGGGAAAATAGGATGTAACACACCGGTTGGACAAGGGGCGGGACGGCGCCGGCGGGCGTCGGTCGAGCAGGCCGGCAGGTGCGAGCCAGCCCCCGGCCGCCCGCGGGTCTCACGCCGCCGGGACCGGCTGAACGGCCGCCGGCAGGACCACGGTGAAGGTCGCGCCGGCGCCCGGTTGGCTCTCCACGCGGATCGTGCCGCCCATGGCGTCGATGAGCCGGGCGCAGACGGCGAGGCCGAGGCCGGTCCCCTTGCCCGGCTCCTTCGTCGTCACGAACGGATCGAAGACCTGTCCAATGAGATCCGGCGGAATGCCCGGCCCGTTGTCCGAGACGGCGATCTCGACGATCTCGCCGCCGGGCGGGAAGGGGTCTTCCCGCGGCAGGCGCGCCGGCTGGTGCAGGCGGCGACGGTGCGAGTAGTCCGCGTACGGCGGGTCGTCCTTCCGCCGGGCGCGCGGCTGCGGCCGGGGCTGGTGCTTGCCGCTGCGCGTGCGGATCGTGATGGCCGGGTCTTCCCTCCCCTCCAGCGCATCCACCGCGTTGAGCAGCAGGTTGACGAGCACCTGCTCGAGCTGGAACTGGTCCGCGACCACCTCGGGCGAGTCGGGCGCCAGCTCCAGCGTGACGCGGATCGTATCCAGTTTCCCCTGCGTGCGCAGGAGGTCCACGGTGCGCTCGACGACGGACGCAACGGCGATGGGCCGCGCGTGGGCCTCGCGGGGCCGGGCGTAGTCCAGCAGGCTGCGCACGATCTTGTCGATCCGCCGTGCCTCGGCCTCGGCCGCGTCCACCAGTTCTCTCTCTGCCAGGCCGACCCTCCGGCCGAGCACGGCGAGGTAGCCGAGCACGGCGCCGAGCGGGTTGCCGATCTCGTGGGCGATGCCCGCGCTGAGCCGGCCGACCGACGCCAGCTTCTCCGCGCGGACGAGCTCGTCCCGCGCCTCGGTGAGCAGGCGGTTCGTCTCCTGGAGCGAGGCGATGTTCGCGCCGAGCTGCTCCTGGTTGGCGATGAGGCGCTCGGCCATGCGGTTCACCGCTTCGGCGAGGCGTGCGAGTTCCCGGGTCTCCCCCGGCGGCAGGCGGCTCGAGTAGTCGCCCTCGGCGATGGCGGCGATGCCGTCGATCATGCGGTCCACCGGCCGGAGCACCCGGGTCTGGAGGAGCCAGTGGCCGAAGGAGGCGAAAACGACGAGGTCGGCCCCGGTGAGCAGGAAGACGTAGATCACGGCGACCGTCCCGCTCTCGAGGCGCGGCACCACGATGAGGATCCCGGTGGCCGCGACCAGCATCGCGCCGACGAAGACGAGGCCGAAGGCGGTGAGCAGCTCGCGGCGCAGAGTCGGGAGGTGGTGCATGGGTGGTGGTTCGGGACGATCCGCCGTCGTTCGCTGCAAAGATGACGTGCACCGTGCCGGCGCGGCAAGGGAGCGCGAAAACGCAGCCGCACCCAGGCCGCCGCGTTGCGTCACGGCAGCGTGGGTGCGCAAGCAACGACCGGGTTCACTGCGAGCACTCGATCACACCCTCCTGGGTGGCGGGTGGCGCGAGCGACTTGAGCGATTCGTCCCCCACCCAGATCGCGCACTGCTTCCCCGGCCATGCCGCGTGCGTCGCCGTCGCGGCCCAACCGGTCGATCCCGCTGCAGTGATCGAGATGCTGACACCCGGCGTGTGGACGAACTCCTCGGGGCCCGGGTCACCGACGTACGAGCCAGTGGTGTGGTGGGCGATTTCCTGCTGGATCGCAAGGTCCCGCAGCGATGCCCTCACCGTGCTCTGAGCCGACCGCGCCCGGGCCTCGTTGTACTTCGACACGGCGATGGTGGCAAGGATTCCGATGATCACCACCACGATCAGGAGCTCGATGAGCGTGAACCCGCGGCGCCCCATACGCATGGTTGGTATCCTTACTCTGTTTGACGGAACGGGGCGGCGGCTAGGTGCCGCCGCCCCGTGTTATCCGTGCACTGGCTAAGGTTGCCGCGAGTAGATTACTCACCCGTGCACGCGACGACGCCAGTCACGGTGGCCGGCGCGCTGGGGCTGGCATCACCCCAGTAGTACACGCAGAACCGGCTCTCGTCCAGCGCCTGGTGAGTGGCCTTCGCCCACCAGCCCGCCGTGGTCGCCTCCAGTTCGATGCTGACGCCGCCGGACGGCGAGAAGTTGAGCCTCTCCAGGTCCGGCGCGTACTGGTAGTTGTTCGCCGGATCCGAGTAGTAGATCTCCTGCTCGGCCGCCAGGTTCTTGAGGTCCGACTTCATCGCCGAGAAGTACGCCCGCTCACGCGTCTTGCTGAACTTTGGGATGGCGATGGCGGCCAGGATGCCGATGATCACCACCACGATCAGCAGCTCGATCAGCGTGAACCCTTGACGTCCCTTGATCATGACCCCGTCCTTTCGTTGATGGAGGCTACGTTGCAAGGACGCGGTCTGGAGGTGGCAACTCCTGTTCCATGGTCGTTCCGCAGCCGCTCCCACGGCGCATCTCATTACACCTCAACAATTTCGCCAATTACACAAGACATGAGCAAGCTGCACGAGATCGACTCGAACCGTTGCATTCTGCAATCCCCTGGCAGAATACGACGCGGGCTCGTCGAGTGCGTTTAGTGCTGCGATCGCCGGCGCGAGCGCCAGCTCCGCGGGCTCACGGCCCGCGCACTCATTCGCGGTCGAGCCATCCGTTGCGCGCCTCGGCGCCGGCCGGTGCGTTACGGTCGAGTGTCCCCATTGACACCGAATCCCGGAGCGCCGTGAGGACCTCGCGGGCACGCTGATCCTCGCCGGCGCGCAGGAAGGCAGTGTCCAGAGCGGCGGAGGCCGCAGCATGGGCTCCAGCCTCGAAGAGCGTGCGGGCATAGAACGCCCATTCGCGCCACGTGCCCTCCCCACCAAGGGAGACAGCCGCCCGGGCTGCGCGGGCTGCGCGCTGATGCTCGCCCATCGCCTGGAGTGCGCTGGCACGCAGCTCCTGTAACACCGGCTCGAGAGGACCGATGCGCATTGCCTGCTCCGCGGCCCGCAGCGCGTCCTCGGCGCGGCCGACTTGGAGGTAGGCCTGCGCGAGGAGCGCCTGGGTGCGGGACACGTCGGGTGCCATCGCGCGCGACGCCTCCAGGCATTCCACGGCGCGCTCGGGCCAGGCCGCACGCAGATAGTGCGCCCCGCATTCGGTCAGCCGGGCCGCATCGCGTG harbors:
- a CDS encoding pilin, whose protein sequence is MRMGRRGFTLIELLIVVVIIGILATIAVSKYNEARARSAQSTVRASLRDLAIQQEIAHHTTGSYVGDPGPEEFVHTPGVSISITAAGSTGWAATATHAAWPGKQCAIWVGDESLKSLAPPATQEGVIECSQ
- a CDS encoding pilin, with the protein product MIKGRQGFTLIELLIVVVIIGILAAIAIPKFSKTRERAYFSAMKSDLKNLAAEQEIYYSDPANNYQYAPDLERLNFSPSGGVSIELEATTAGWWAKATHQALDESRFCVYYWGDASPSAPATVTGVVACTGE